Within the Achromobacter spanius genome, the region TCGAGCTGACGCTGATCTTTGGTGCGGCCTTTGGGGCTTTTCTGGCCGGCAACAGCAAAAAGTCGCTGATGCTGGTGAAGGCGGCGCTGCCCGACGCGCTGAAAAGCTCGCGCTACAGCAAAGACGTGTACATGGAGCTGATGGCTCTCTTGTATGTGTTGCTGAACAAGGCGCGCCGTGAAGGCCTGATGGCCATCGAATCGCATATCGAGGATCCGGCGTCCAGCCCGATCTTCAGCGAATATCCCCGCATCGCCAAAGACGCGAAGCTCATGGAGTTCATTACGGACTACCTGCGCATCATGATCAGCGGCAACATGAGCTCGTTTGAAATCGAAACGCTCATGGATGAGGAAATCGAGACCTATCGCCATGAACGCGAAGTGCCCGCGCACGCGCTGCAGCAAATGGCCGACGGCCTGCCGGCCTTCGGTATCGTGGCCGCGGTGCTGGGCGTGATCAAGGCGCTGGCCGCCGTGGACCAGCCGCCCGCCATTCTGGGTGACCTGATCTCCAAGGCCATGGTCGGCACCTTCCTGGGCATCTTGCTGGCGTACGGCTTCGTGGGGCCGCTGGCCTCGCGGGTTGAGCGCCGCAACGACGAAGCCATGAAAGTGCTGGAATGCATCAAGACCACGCTGCTGGCCAGCATGAACGGCTACCCGCCCCAGTTGGCGGTGGAATTTGGCCGCAAGGTGCTGTTCTCGTCCGTGCGTCCGACCTTTGGTGAGCTGGAAGAGCATGTCCGGCAGACCAAGTCGACCGGCAAGGCCTGACGGAGCGGGCCATGAGCACGGTAAACAACCACCGTGTGGTGATCCGCCGCAAGAAGGTCAAGGGCGGCGGACACCACGGCGGAAGCTGGAAAATCGCCTACGCCGACTTCATCACCGCGATGATGGCGTTTTTTCTGGTGCTGTGGCTGATCAGCATCGTGCCACGCGAAGAACTCAAGGGCATCGCGGAGTATTTCCGCATGCCCTTGCGCGTGGCGATCACGGGCGGGCCCAGCAGCTCGGCCGAAACCAGTGCTGTGCCGGGTGGGGGGCTCGACCCCTTGCGCAGTGAGGGAGATGTCCGCAAGGGCCAGGGCAACCGGGTTGAGTCCCAGCCCATGGGCGACGCCGAACGGCGCGAGCAGCACCGCCTGGAAAACCTGAAAAAACGCCTTGAAAACGTCATCGAGACCAGCCCCGTCCTGAAAAGCTTCAGGCCGCAGTTGCTGATCGACCTGACGACGGAAGGCCTGCGCATTCAGATCATCGACAACCAGAACCGCCCCATGTTCGCCACCGGCCGCGCCGAAGTGCAGCCGTACATGCGCGACATTCTGCGCGAGCTGGGGCCGGTGCTGAATGAGCTGCCCAACAAGGTCAGCATCTCGGGCCACACCGACGCGTCGCAGTATGCGCGCGGCGAACGCGCCTATAGCAATTGGGAATTGTCGGCCGACCGCGCCAATGCCTCGCGCCAGGAATTGGTGGCCGGCGGCATGAACGAAAGCAAGGTCATGCGCATCCAGGGTCTGTCTTCCAGCATGAGTCTGGTTAAAGATGATCCGTATGCAGCCGTTAATAGACGTATCAGCCTCGTGGTGCTCAATATGAACACCCAAAAGCGCATCGAAAGCGAGAACGCCGCCGCTGCGGATATCAGCGCCAAAGATGCCCGCGAGGTGGGGACGGCCGTGGAGGCGGTGCAAGCCGCTGTCCAGGCTGGGACGGCAACCAAACAAGGCGAAGCGGCGAACGCGCCGCCCGCGCAAGGGGTTCGATAGCAATGGCGGCAACGATTCTGGTGGCGGACGATTCGGCGACGATGCGGATGATCGTGCAGGCGACGTTGACGGGCGCGGGATGGAAGGTGCTGACGGCCGGCAACGGCCAGGAAGCGCTGGATGTGGCCAAGAGCCACCCGGTGGACCTGGTGGTCAGCGACTGGAACATGCCCGTCAAGGGTGGGCTGGAGCTGATCCAGGGCCTGCGTGAACTGGACCAGTACCTGGATGTTCCGGTGCTGGTGCTGACCACCGAAGACGATGTGGATAGCAAAATGGCCGCTCGGGATCTGGGCGTTTGTGGCTGGCTGTCCAAGCCGGTCGACCCCGATGTGCTGGTGGAATTGGCGACCGAGCTGCTCGATGAGCAGGCCGGCGCGTAAAGCAGGTTCATTTATGAAGGCGTACGGGTCATGAGTTCTGGTTTGGACCTCAGTCAGTTTTACGAGACCTTTTTCGATGAGGCGGACGAGCTGCTCGCGCAGATGGAGCAGCTGCTGCTTGAACTCGACGTGGGTTCTCCCGACATCGAACAGCTCAATGCCATCTTCCGCGCGGCGCACTCCATCAAGGGCGGCGCGGCGACATTCGGCTGTTTTACGCAGTTGGCGGGCACCACCCACCTGCTGGAAAACCTTCTGGACGCAATCCGCCGTGGCGAAATGGCGCTG harbors:
- the motA gene encoding flagellar motor stator protein MotA yields the protein MLIVIGFLVVIVSVVGSFIALGGHLGALYQPFELTLIFGAAFGAFLAGNSKKSLMLVKAALPDALKSSRYSKDVYMELMALLYVLLNKARREGLMAIESHIEDPASSPIFSEYPRIAKDAKLMEFITDYLRIMISGNMSSFEIETLMDEEIETYRHEREVPAHALQQMADGLPAFGIVAAVLGVIKALAAVDQPPAILGDLISKAMVGTFLGILLAYGFVGPLASRVERRNDEAMKVLECIKTTLLASMNGYPPQLAVEFGRKVLFSSVRPTFGELEEHVRQTKSTGKA
- the motB gene encoding flagellar motor protein MotB; this encodes MSTVNNHRVVIRRKKVKGGGHHGGSWKIAYADFITAMMAFFLVLWLISIVPREELKGIAEYFRMPLRVAITGGPSSSAETSAVPGGGLDPLRSEGDVRKGQGNRVESQPMGDAERREQHRLENLKKRLENVIETSPVLKSFRPQLLIDLTTEGLRIQIIDNQNRPMFATGRAEVQPYMRDILRELGPVLNELPNKVSISGHTDASQYARGERAYSNWELSADRANASRQELVAGGMNESKVMRIQGLSSSMSLVKDDPYAAVNRRISLVVLNMNTQKRIESENAAAADISAKDAREVGTAVEAVQAAVQAGTATKQGEAANAPPAQGVR
- a CDS encoding response regulator, giving the protein MAATILVADDSATMRMIVQATLTGAGWKVLTAGNGQEALDVAKSHPVDLVVSDWNMPVKGGLELIQGLRELDQYLDVPVLVLTTEDDVDSKMAARDLGVCGWLSKPVDPDVLVELATELLDEQAGA